Proteins from one Podospora pseudocomata strain CBS 415.72m chromosome 4, whole genome shotgun sequence genomic window:
- the CCC1 gene encoding Protein ccc1 (EggNog:ENOG503NWJG; COG:S), with translation MFAVPIEEFRKIRENRRKLATSTKSSTPPPPPSLDNVSTDIELQLPASAIIDDAQGPDAHKPLINPRLISDATIGLSDGLTVPFALTAGLTALGDTRTVIYGGLAELIAGAISMGLGGYLGARGELAAYEESHSRLMTLLQEPGPPTKSAITAGQDAVIEALQQALFPLQVHRLDLKHQLIEGESEEWVGLLLRLQGISLPSSCTDNDCTKSHDQKAEEKRRRRRQRDDSRTRAMQSAVTIAAGYFLGGLLPLIPYFFVAGHIGKLMAGLYISIGVMGVALFTFGYVKTAVVVGFGRQHAKKSVLGGVQMVIVGGMAAGAAMGLVKVFEGVGTFGS, from the coding sequence ATGTTCGCCGTGCCGATAGAGGAATTCAGAAAGATAAGGGAAAATAGGCGTAAGCTGGCAACATCGACCAagtcatcaacaccaccaccaccaccgagtcTCGACAATGTCTCGACGGATATAGAGCTTCAGCTTCCCGCTTCTGCGATTATAGATGATGCCCAGGGGCCCGACGCTCACAAGCCATTGATCAACCCCCGTCTTATATCCGACGCTACAATCGGTCTCTCAGACGGCCTCACTGTCCCCTTTGCTCTCACAGCAGGACTTACCGCGCTAGGAGACACCCGCACAGTCATCTATGGTGGTCTGGCAGAACTGATAGCAGGCGCCATCTCAATGGGACTAGGAGGTTATCTTGGAGCAAGGGGAGAATTGGCAGCATACGAAGAGTCACACTCTAGGCTGATGACGCTCCTGCAAGAACCTGGGCCGCCTACCAAGtccgccatcaccgccggcCAAGACGCTGTCATTGAGGCGTTACAGCAAGCCTTGTTTCCTCTGCAGGTACACAGACTGGACCTGAAACACCAGCTTATCGAGGGCGAGAGTGAAGAATGGGTGGGGTTACTGTTGAGGTTACAAGGCATTTCCCTTCCTTCATCATGTACCGACAACGACTGTACAAAAAGCCATGACCaaaaggccgaggagaaacggaggagaaggagacaGAGAGATGACAGCAGGACGAGAGCAATGCAATCGGCCGTCACAATAGCGGCCGGGTATTTCCTCGGTGGGCTCCTACCGCTTATACCGTACTTTTTCGTGGCCGGACATATCGGAAAGTTGATGGCGGGGCTGTACATCTCGATCGGAGTCATGGGGGTAGCGTTGTTCACGTTTGGCTATGTCAAGACGGCTGTCGTGGTTGGGTTTGGAAGGCAGCATGCAAAGAAGAGTGTGCTAGGGGGTGTGCAGATGGTGATTGTAGGGGGGATGGCGGCCGGGGCTGCTATGGGTTTAGTTAAAGTGTTTGAAGGGGTTGGGACGTTTGGGTCATGA
- the CDC39 gene encoding CCR4-NOT core subunit cdc39 (EggNog:ENOG503NXE7; BUSCO:EOG092600SK; COG:K) codes for MVPHSKKGTFTPNPNSASQPLHTGLAHSQSPSHHHGALSSGANPSTSSPTGSSSLAKIAVAQVLLLLSTIKEDKGDPRRWKSQTDALQKLIHEHGMDVYSRYFTRLVASNASQIFPGAGRPVANSNNNNMQLLVAEMELLARDFSQARKIAESIETGTEDIFHNFDLSTFMEHFQLDALEKTLLALAFKLGSRADLKTKADAVLSTNYPTFVNILSRPTGEHMDMPAEFVAELLDRFIQLHPPNFNAAAKKELEYKVSMRYSQGGDGKPPPSQVLAALDLIRLLADRPPNALALYIYRVGSAFTKDEETCVSYLQNRPSNIQLSEEQVSAALLYTTISQTPPHKPSILVAALRRILPDSFQWQDVVSYFDHANARVTSAQFLRLYNALLPIALEHLDRFNIQRLWGGEWENPETQLSFICAYASLTPEQLDATTIPGLKPTFTVDEYVQSDRAIQEIAALAVRHPLVSEAALSAVFNVALHSMHASQSTEAKRLFQDVVVPNLHVFVTSAFGVPKPWPTMAEETLASLFEGFLINKTPTSDFVMESLWRRDKVWVMQRLEEQHALKPIVLPTIFEFAVRHKWLQELVFLPTGFGLDLVAYAHAQGFLNLEQWASQNAERPGEMARAINQFLLIKTNLEQTYQRSGDNGQAHTPLQVKTVYMMLDILDRFNLKAPVVDLIHVQRHCITAYPRLINYGEGYDDIIDDNGRGGNMLAPAATTRMEEHYKKMYGDELQVRSVVEVLEHYKHSRVPLEQDIFACMIHGLFDEYAHYVDYPLEALATTAVLFGGIISHKLISRLPLKIGLGMILQAVKENRPEEPMYKFGLQALMQLFGRLREWPAFCKDLILIPGLQGTEAYRKAEEVVREHDEELARTLRNGLPAIAGSDKQLTNGGLEDSLSSEQHPPPFLSINVGPPPAGINYEDPTPDAQGKIQFALNNATDTTLQSIFKELQKMLDVKHQQWFASHLVEERAKMQPNYHHVYLELVKQFEDRLLWTEVLRETYVSVQRMLNSEQTQSNSTERTHLKNLGGWLGLLTLARDKPIKHSNIAFRQLLIEALDTKRLIVVIPFVCKVLTQAASSNVFKPPNPWLMDIIHLLIELYHNAELKLNLKFEIEVLCKCLDLDHEAIEPSGEILNRPPLEDVGDLVGPDNLDSFESLSLNGMTGVNSSLVSHPALAIPDLGPNLSVPSTEVVSAAKLHDIVRQALTRALQEIIQPVVDRSVTIAAISTQQMIRKDFATEGDPDRVRMAAVNMVKSTAGSLALVTSKEPLRANFTNYLRQLASELPQGLPEGIIMLCVNSNMELASSIIEKSAEERGVPEIEDLLAEDLEARRHHRINRPNDPFMDPRLNRWAWTIPAPFKLQPSLSGLNDEQMAIYDDFARQSRVTAAAAAAAAAAAAASVTPSHVPSSSDARSIANEVLGDQYNSVSTIPTPAETPSLPHMGVQPQHYPPVHAGMVNGRQPGISPVDARNVAERVNSLLEKLATAVSNTAEEHFEDLPRTHEVINIHDAVVQLTIKTQQTSDEFAVYVATQISGLLFRPQPEPTSLLLETLVHVLETLRKVAGPATSQQIRWLFYQQSGSTFLNLPLILALLRTDLIDWHSIDAAMAKALNERSSGSIEFLESLMDLTLFSEAPVNLYTDFVQSLEEAWAWITEEPEVPGGQRFKAKVLGPSPEIHPDRTPEAQFEQFDYIFEEWVQLCNNDCASEKAATKFVQQLNWRRHIVTKEDFFVFARQAIDKSVDRAEQSGHLGEGFSNESFQAVDALVKMILIFTQSHDAPGTSESSRVAFLDSVLALGVLVLNNHHVRRGDAFNPRVFFRFFSNLFHQIMNLTERFSDSESEKIVLNFAARLWDLRPVVYPGFLFQWMGLLAHRAFLPAVMRMPNQAGWEPFTKLLTHLFSYLGNMLKAFEVSLAAKDLYSGTVKLVAVLFHDFPEYLSANHVQLCQCLPSHATQLINMILSASTTPFDKVPDPFRPGLKIDRIPEMKDPVVSLYDCAGQLKELGLYDILEQSLQNGPSEDAIAQITHAMHHADTDLTTFGFVPVNVDRRVVDAVVSHIANAASQRAVNNSDAPVFVSGAPDVKTLHMLVTEVPAETRYYLLSSMVNELRFANASTNYFSHAIVEIFGHDLDDPEETEIRQQIVRVLLERMVGYWPQPWGLVVTILELLKNEKFHFFELPFIKAAPEVAARFEAILRPVVA; via the exons ATGGTCCCCCACTCCAAGAAGGGAACCTTCACACCCAATCCCAATTCTGCCTCCCAGCCCCTCCACACTGGCCTCGCCCACTCGCAGAgtccctcccatcatcacggTGCGCTGAGTTCGGGTGCCAACCCCAGTACCAGCAGCCCCACTGGCTCCAGCTCCCTGGCCAAGATTGCAGTTGCCCAggttctcctgctcctgagCACCATCAAAGAGGACAAGGGCGATCCGAGAAGGTGGAAGTCACAGACTGACGCTTTGCAAAAG CTTATCCATGAGCACGGCATGGATGTCTATTCGAGATACTTCACGCGCCTGGTGGCCTCCAATGCCTCTCAGATCTTCCCCGGCGCGGGGCGGCCAGTAGCGAATtccaacaataacaacatGCAACTCCTCGTTGCCGAAATGGAGCTGCTTGCCAGAGACTTCAGCCAAGCGAGGAAGATCGCCGAGTCGATCGAGACCGGCACCGAAGATATATTCCACAATTTTGACTTGTCGACTTTTATGGAACACTTCCAACTCGATGCCCTCGAAAAGACACTGTTGGCCCTGGCCTTCAAACTAGGTAGCAGGGCTGACCTGAAGACCAAAG CGGATGCCGTTTTGTCTACCAACTACCCAACCTTTGTGAATATCTTGAGTCGACCGACTGGGGAACACATGGACATGCCCGCCGAATTCGTTGCCGAACTGCTCGACCGATTCATACAACTTCACCCGCCAAACTTCAATGCtgccgccaagaaggagtTGGAGTACAAGGTGTCGATGCGGTATTcacaaggaggagacggaaAGCCGCCCCCCTCTCAGGTTCTGGCGGCCCTGGACCTGATTCGCCTCCTCGCCGACAGGCCACCGAATGCACTGGCCCTCTATATTTACCGTGTCGGGTCAGCCTTCAccaaggacgaggagacaTGCGTGAGCTACCTCCAGAACCGACCTTCCAACATCCAACTGTCCGAAGAACAAGTATCTGCCGCGCTTCTgtacaccaccatcagccagACCCCGCCACACAAACCCTCGATTCTCGTTGCGGCCCTGAGGCGGATACTGCCCGACAGCTTCCAGTGGCAGGATGTCGTTTCGTATTTCGACCATGCGAATGCACGCGTAACTTCGGCGCAGTTTCTGCGGTTATACAATGCATTATTACCCATCGCGCTCGAGCATCTCGACAGGTTCAACATTCAACGGCTGTGGGGCGGAGAATGGGAGAATCCCGAAACCCAGCTGTCCTTCATTTGCGCCTATGCCTCACTCACCCCGGAGCAACTggatgccaccaccatcccaggCCTCAAGCCGACGTTTACGGTGGACGAATACGTACAATCCGACCGGGCAATTCAGGAAATAGCTGCCCTCGCTGTTAGACATCCACTGGTCTCCGAGGCTGCTTTGTCTGCTGTCTTCAATGTGGCTCTGCACTCGATGCATGCCTCACAGAGCACAGAGGCGAAGCGCCTGTTTCAAGACGTCGTTGTGCCTAATCTACATGTCTTTGTCACCTCAGCCTTTGGGGTTCCTAAGCCGTGGCCCACAATGGCCGAAGAGACGCTGGCGTCGCTATTCGAGGGGTTTCTGATCAACAAGACACCGACCTCCGACTTTGTGATGGAAAGCCTCTGGAGACGGGACAAGGTGTGGGTCATGCAGCGGCTGGAAGAACAGCATGCTCTCAAGCCTATTGTCTTGCCAACCATCTTCGAGTTTGCGGTGAGGCACAAGTGGCTCCAGGAGCTGGTTTTCCTTCCCACTGGCTTCGGGCTTGATCTCGTTGCCTATGCGCATGCGCAAGGTTTTCTGAACTTGGAGCAGTGGGCAAGCCAGAACGCTGAGCGACCCGGCGAGATGGCCAGGGCCATAAATCAGTTTCTGTTGATAAAAACGAACCTGGAGCAGACGTATCAGCGGAGCGGAGACAATGGACAAGCCCACACACCCTTGCAGGTCAAAACAGTCTATATGATGCTCGACATTTTGGACAGGTTCAACCTGAAAGCCCCTGTTGTGGATCTGATTCATGTTCAGAGACACTGCATAACAGCTTACCCCCGCCTGATTAACTATGGAGAAGGTTacgacgacatcatcgaTGATAATGGGCGGGGCGGGAATATGCTTGCACCAGCAGCCACGACCAGGATGGAAGAGCACTACAAGAAAATGTACGGCGATGAATTGCAGGTTCGCAGTGTGGTCGAGGTTCTCGAACACTACAAACATTCGCGTGTGCCGCTGGAGCAGGACATTTTCGCGTGCATGATTCACGGTCTGTTTGACGAATACGCCCATTATGTCGACTATCCTCTCGAGGCCCTCGCCACTACAGCAGTGCTCTTCGGTGGGATAATCTCTCACAAGTTGATATCGAGACTCCCACTCAAAATTGGTTTGGGTATGATCTTGCAGGCCGTCAAAGAGAATCGTCCCGAGGAGCCCATGTACAAGTTCGGTCTTCAGGCGCTCATGCAGCTCTTTGGCCGGCTGCGGGAATGGCCTGCGTTCTGCAAGGACTTGATCCTGATACCTGGACTACAGGGAACGGAGGCGTACAGGAAGGCGGAAGAGGTGGTTCGCGAGCATGACGAGGAGTTGGCCCGAACCCTTCGCAACGGTCTTCCAGCCATCGCCGGCAGTGACAAGCAACTGACCAATGGCGGTCTGGAGGACAGTCTCAGCTCGGaacagcaccctcccccgtTCCTGTCCATCAATGTTGGCCCACCTCCCGCCGGGATCAACTACGAAGACCCCACGCCCGATGCCCAGGGCAAAATCCAGTTTGCTCTCAATAACGCCACCGACACGACCCTGCAGTCGATATTCAAGGAGCTCCAGAAGATGTTGGATGTCAAGCACCAGCAGTGGTTCGCCAGTCACCTGGTGGAGGAGCGCGCCAAGATGCAGCCGAACTATCACCATGTCTACCTCGAGCTGGTGAAGCAGTTTGAGGAtaggctgctgtggaccgAAGTTCTGAGGGAGACCTATGTCAGCGTCCAGCGCATGCTCAACTCGGAGCAGACGCAATCGAATTCGACCGAGAGGACTCACCTCAAGAATCTGGGTGGCTGGCTTGGCCTGTTGACCCTTGCTCGTGACAAGCCTATCAAGCACAGCAACATCGCCTTCAGGCAACTCCTGATCGAAGCCCTCGATACCAAGCGTCTCATTGTCGTCATCCCCTTTGTCTGCAAGGTCTTGACCCAGGCAGCCAGCTCGAACGTGTTCAAACCGCCGAACCCCTGGCTCATGGACAttatccacctcctcattgAACTCTATCACAACgccgagctcaagctcaatCTGAAGTTTGAGATCGAGGTGCTCTGCAAGTGCCTCGATCTCGATCATGAGGCGATCGAGCCATCTGGTGAGATCTTGAACCGGCCTCCTCTCGAGGACGTGGGTGACTTGGTTGGGCCAGATAATCTCGACAGTTTTGAGAGCCTATCCCTCAACGGCATGACGGGAGTGAACAGCTCACTTGTCTCGCACCCGGCTCTTGCCATCCCCGACTTGGGGCCCAACCTGAGCGTCCCGTCCACCGAGGTTGTCAGCGCCGCGAAGCTGCACGACATTGTCCGTCAAGCTCTCACGCGCGCGCTGCAAGAGATCATCCAGCCTGTTGTGGATAGGTCTGTGaccatcgccgccatctcTACGCAGCAAATGATCCGCAAGGACTTCGCAACCGAGGGCGACCCGGACAGGGTTCGGATGGCTGCCGTCAACATGGTCAAGTCTACTGCTGGGAGCTTGGCACTTGTGACCTCCAAGGAGCCATTGCGCGCCAACTTCACCAACTATCTCCGCCAGCTCGCCTCGGAGCTTCCTCAGGGTCTCCCAGAAGGTATCATCATGCTGTGTGTCAACTCCAACATGGAGCTGGCTTCCAGCATCATCGAAAAGTCGGCCGAGGAGCGCGGTGTCCCCGAGATTGAGGACTTGCTCGCAGAAGATCTCGAGGCgcgccgccatcaccgcATCAACCGACCCAACGACCCATTCATGGATCCCCGCCTGAACCGCTGGGCCTGGACTATCCCCGCTCCTTTCAAGCTGCAGCCCAGCTTGAGCGGCCTCAATGATGAGCAAATGGCCATCTACGATGATTTTGCTCGGCAATCAAGGgtgactgctgctgcggctgctgccgccgctgccgccgccgccgcctctgTTACGCCTTCGCACGTTCCTTCATCGTCGGATGCGAGATCAATTGCAAACGAAGTCCTCGGTGACCAGTACAACTCTGTGTCCACCATTCCTACCCCTGCTGAAACCCCATCGCTTCCCCACATGGGCGTCCAACCTCAGCATTACCCTCCTGTTCATGCTGGCATGGTCAATGGCCGACAACCTGGCATCAGCCCTGTCGACGCTCGGAACGTGGCGGAACGGGTGAACAGCTTGTTGGAAAAGCTGGCGACTGCCGTCAGCAACACGGCCGAGGAGCACTTTGAGGACCTCCCTCGGACCCATGAAGTTATCAACATTCATGACGCCGTCGTCCAGCTTACAATCAAGACTCAACAGACATCTGATGAATTTGCAGTCTATGTGGCGACCCAAATCTCCGGGCTTCTCTTCCGCCCGCAGCCCGAACCCACTTCCCTCCTCTTGGAGACTCTGGTCCACGTGCTGGAGACACTGCGAAAGGTTGCGGGCCCGGCGACGAGTCAACAGATCCGCTGGCTGTTTTACCAGCAGTCAGGTAGTACTTTTTTGAATCTGCCCCTGATCTTGGCGCTGCTCAGAACGGACCTCATTGATTGGCACAGCATCGATGCAGCCATGGCCAAGGCGTTGAATGAACGGAGCAGCGGTTCTATTGAGTTTCTGGAGTCCTTGATGGATCTTACGCTGTTCAGCGAGGCCCCTGTCAATCTCTATACCGATTTCGTTCAGAGCTTGGAGGAAGCCTGGGCGTGGATAACTGAAGAGCCCGAAGTGCCAGGTGGCCAGCGGTTCAAGGCCAAGGTGCTGGGGCCTTCGCCCGAGATTCATCCTGACCGAACCCCCGAGGCTCAGTTCGAGCAGTTTGACTACATCTTTGAGGAATGGGTGCAGCTATGCAACAACGACTGCGCCTCGGAAAAGGCTGCCACAAAGTTTGTGCAACAGTTGAACTGGCGGCGGCACATTGTCACCAAGGAGGACTTTTTCGTCTTTGCGAGGCAAGCAATTGACAAATCCGTCGACCGTGCTGAGCAAAGTGGCCACCTTGGTGAAGGCTTCAGCAACGAGAGCTTCCAGGCAGTTGACGCTCTCGTCAAGATGATCCTCATCTTCACTCAGTCCCACGACGCTCCTGGCACCAGCGAATCATCGCGTGTCGCCTTCCTGGACTCTGTCCTTGCTCTTGGTGTGCTTGTGTTGAACAACCACCACGTTAGACGTGGGGACGCTTTCAACCCACGCGTGTTCTtccgcttcttctccaatCTCTTCCACCAGATCATGAACTTGACGGAGAGATTCTCAGACAGTGAGAGCGAAAAGATAGTGCTCAACTTTGCGGCACGTCTATGGGACCTTCGGCCGGTTGTGTACCCTGGCTTCTTGTTTCAATGGATGGGTCTCTTGGCTCACCGCGCCTTTCTCCCAGCGGTCATGCGCATGCCCAACCAGGCAGGCTGGGAGCCCTTCACCAAGCTTCTCACCCATCTCTTCTCTTATCTCGGCAACATGCTGAAAGCTTTCGAAGTGTCCCTTGCCGCTAAGGACCTGTACTCGGGCACGGTGAAGCTTGTGGCTGTGCTTTTCCACGACTTCCCGGAGTATCTTTCTGCCAACCATGTGCAGCTATGCCAGTGCCTGCCCTCGCATGCCACACAGCTCATCAACATGATCTTGTCGGCCTCCACGACGCCGTTCGACAAGGTGCCCGATCCCTTTCGGCCGGGACTCAAGATTGATCGGATCCCCGAGATGAAGGACCCGGTGGTGAGCCTTTATGACTGCGCCGGCCAGCTCAAGGAACTAGGGCTCTATGACATCCTGGAGCAGTCATTGCAAAACGGACCCTCGGAGGACGCCATCGCCCAAATTACGCACGCGATGCACCACGCCGATACCGACTTGACCACGTTTGGCTTTGTGCCTGTCAATGTCGaccgccgagttgtcgaCGCCGTGGTTTCCCACATCGCCAACGCGGCCTCCCAACGCGCTGTTAACAACAGTGACGCGCCCGTGTTCGTGTCCGGGGCTCCCGACGTCAAGACTCTGCACATGCTGGTCACCGAGGTGCCGGCCGAGACACGGTACTATCTTCTCAGCAGCATGGTCAACGAACTCCGGTTCGCCAACGCGTCGACAAACTATTTCAGCCATGCCATTGTCGAAATTTTTGGTCACGATCTTGACGACCCGGAGGAGACAGAGATTCGGCAGCAGATTGTGCGAGTTCTCTTGGAGCGCATGGTTGGGTACTGGCCCCAGCCATGGGGTCTCGTGGTCACGATCCTCGAGTTGCTCAAGAATGAAAAGTTTCATTTCTTTGAGCTGCCGTTTATCAAGGCGGCTCCTGAG GTTGCCGCCCGCTTCGAGGCTATCCTCCGCCCCGTTGTGGCGTAG
- a CDS encoding hypothetical protein (EggNog:ENOG503P361; COG:S) gives MSSKTFNLSKPDRTVQVGVILLGGLTEFLDVAPVDLFNSLTPRFLQTLSSAFLPVHLLQQAIDMEFHWVTETGKTPSVSNLTARTTIVPTDSFATCPVLDIVLIGAYHAGYNPTEAELAYVRKAYDNCSAFMTICGGIEVPLRAGILEGKTATGPRFMLDILRQLAPGTNWIEKRWASDGKLWTSGALLNGTDMVAAFQREVWGGKLLTEEDSLVEFMARVGGVPVRDVDYKDVDWKL, from the exons ATGTCTTCCAAgaccttcaacctctccaagcCAGACCGAACTGTGCAAGTCGGTGTGATCCTTCTCGGCGG TCTCACCGAATTCCTCGACGTGGCACCTGTCGACCTCTTCAACAGCCTCACGCCCAGGTTTCTTCAAACCTTGTCAAGCGCTTTCCTTCCGGTCCATCTCTTGCAACAAGCCATAGACATGGAATTTCACTGGGTGACTGAGACAGGCAAAACCCCTTCAGTCAGCAACCTTACCGCGCGCACAACCATCGTGCCGACCGACTCCTTTGCAACCTGTCCTGTCTTGGACATTGTCCTCATCGGAGCCTACCACGCTGGGTATAACCCGACTGAGGCAGAGTTGGCTTATGTCCGCAAGGCGTACGACAATTGCTCTGCCTTTATGACCATCTGCGGCGGCATTGAGGTCCCCTTGAGAGCTGGCATCTTGGAGGGCAAGACTGCCACGGGACCGAGATTTATGTTGGATATTCTGAGACAGCTGGCACCAGGAACGAACTGGATTGAGAAACGCTGGGCGAGCGATGGCAAGTTGTGGACGAGTGGAGCTCTGCTGAACGGGACGGATATGGTGGCGGCCTTTCagagggaggtttggggtgggaAGTTGCTTACAGAGGAGGATTCCTTGGTTGAGTTCATGGCCAGGGTGGGAGGCGTTCCCGTGAGAGACGTTGATTACAAGGATGTGGATTGGAAGCTGTGA
- a CDS encoding hypothetical protein (EggNog:ENOG503P9XH) has product MSDKITSSTSSAPSNNPSSSSNINPQQTSNVPTGAGVNTGAGVTRPKTEAEKEADRKYEEAMEEEYAKREGGA; this is encoded by the coding sequence ATGTCCGAcaaaatcacctcctccacctcctcggccccctccaacaacccctcctcctcctccaacatcaacccccagcAAACCTCCAACGTCCCCACCGGCGCTGGCGTCAACACTGGCGCCGGTGTCACCCGCCCCAAGACCGAAGCCGAAAAGGAGGCAGACAGGAAATACGAAGAggccatggaggaggagtacgCCAagcgggagggtggtgccTAA